From the Solanum stenotomum isolate F172 chromosome 4, ASM1918654v1, whole genome shotgun sequence genome, one window contains:
- the LOC125862335 gene encoding uncharacterized protein LOC125862335 — protein MFYGTVVWDPWLIVAQIGCIQCLYYLTLGIFLEILVGSRVSRMSLVYFFDYATVTASTVTGWCVIASFLLSSLAGAGILLYLIERAKKCLDFSATLYIIHLFICIVYGGWPSSLTWWIVNVTGLAVMALLGEYLCIKRELREIPITRYRSSV, from the exons ATGTTCTATGGTACAGTGGTGTGGGATCCGTGGCTAATTGTTGCTCAAATTGGGTGTATTCAATGCTTATACTATTTGACGTTAGGGATATTCTTGGAAATTCTTGTAGGGTCTCGTGTTTCTCGAATGAGTCTTGTCTATTTCTTTGATTACGCCACTGTTACTGCTTCAACTGTCACTGGATGGTGCGTCATTGCTTCCTTTCTTCTCAGTTCACTTGCCGG AGCTGGCATTTTACTCTATTTGATTGAGAGGGCAAAGAAGTGCCTAGATTTTTCTGCAACACTCTACATCATCCATCTTTTTATATGCATTGTCTATGGTGGTTGGCCTTCCTCATTAACATGGTGGATTGTGAATGTTACTGGGCTTGCTGTGATGGCATTGTTAGGTGAATATTTGTGTATAAAACGTGAATTACGAGAAATTCCCATTACAAGATACCGATCAA GTGTTTGA
- the LOC125862288 gene encoding probable sulfate transporter 3.4 translates to MVLSSNRVEDLSTHACNEEGFELPISNHDVPPLEVHRVCLPPHKTTLEKLRQRLLEVFFPDDPLHKFKNQTCLMKLYLGLQFFFPVFEWGPQYNLKLLRPDIISGLTIASLAIPQGISYAKLANLPPIVGLYSSFVPPLIYSVLGSSRHLAVGPVSIASLVMGTMLSEVVSYTEQPILYLQLAFTATLFAGVFQASLGFFRLGFIIDFLSKATLVGFMAGAAVIVSLQQLKGLLGMIHFTSKMQIVPVLSSVFQHKDEWSWQTIVMGMCFLAFLLTTRQISTRNPKFFWLSAASPLASVVLSTLVVACLKSKAHGIQTIGHLPKGLNPPSMNMLYLSGPYLPLAIKTGIVSGILALTEGIAVGRTFAALKNYQVDGNKEMMAIGLMNMAGSCSSCYVTTGSFSRSAVNYNAGSQTVVSNIIMATAVLITLLFLMPLFYYTPIVILAAIIITAVIGLIDYQAALRLWKVDKLDFLACLCSFFGVLFISVPLGLAIAVGVSVFKILLHVTRPNTGVLGNIPGTQVYQNMNRYRTAVRIPSFLILAVEAPIYFANSTYLQERILRWIREEEERIEANQETAIKCVIIDMTAASSIDSSGIDTICELRKTLDKRSLKLVLANPGGNVMEKLHESNALEGFGLNGIYLTVSEAVADISSLWKTETELPI, encoded by the exons ATGGTACTAAGTTCAAATAGAGTTGAAGATTTATCAACACATGCATGCAATGAAGAGGGTTTTGAATTACCAATATCAAATCATGATGTACCACCACTTGAAGTGCATAGAGTTTGTTTGCCACCACACAAAACAACACTTGAAAAACTAAGACAAAGGTTGTTAGAAGTGTTTTTCCCAGATGATCCACTTCATAAGTTCAAGAATCAAACATGTTTGATGAAGTTGTATTTGggacttcaatttttttttcctgtttttGAGTGGGGCCCTCAGTATAATCTCAAGTTATTAAGGCCTGATATCATATCTGGACTTACCATTGCTAGTCTTGCTATACCACAAGGAATTAGCTATGCTAAACTTGCTAATTTGCCACCTATTGTTGGATTAT ATTCAAGCTTTGTGCCACCATTGATTTATTCAGTTTTGGGAAGTTCAAGACACTTAGCAGTTGGTCCAGTTTCAATTGCATCACTTGTGATGGGCACAATGCTAAGTGAAGTTGTTTCTTACACTGAACAACCAATTCTTTACCTTCAATTGGCTTTTACAGCTACACTTTTTGCTGGAGTCTTTCAGGCTTCACTCGGATTCTTCAG GTTGGGATTTATCATCGATTTTCTGTCAAAGGCAACGTTAGTCGGGTTCATGGCTGGTGCAGCAGTCATAGTTTCATTGCAACAACTGAAAGGGTTGCTAGGAATGATCCATTTCACAAGCAAGATGCAAATAGTTCCTGTATTGTCTTCTGTTTTCCAGCACAAAGACGAA TGGTCTTGGCAAACCATTGTTATGGGCATGTGTTTCCTCGCGTTCCTGCTAACAACAAGGCAAATC AGCACCAGGAATCCGAAATTTTTCTGGCTTTCAGCAGCATCTCCGTTGGCCTCAGTTGTTCTATCAACTCTTGTAGTTGCCTGCCTTAAGTCGAAAGCTCATGGGATTCAAACT ATTGGACACTTACCAAAGGGTCTAAATCCACCCTCGATGAACATGTTATATCTGAGTGGTCCTTATCTGCCTCTTGCCATCAAAACTGGCATTGTATCTGGGATCTTAGCACTCACA GAAGGGATTGCAGTAGGAAGGACATTTGCTGCTTTGAAGAATTACCAAGTTGATGGAAACAAAGAAATGATGGCTATTGGACTAATGAACATGGCTGGATCCTGTTCTTCTTGCTATGTTACAACAG GATCATTTTCTCGATCAGCAGTAAATTACAACGCTGGGTCACAAACGGTTGTTTCAAACATAATAATGGCAACAGCTGTGTTAATCACCCTGCTGTTTCTAATGCCACTGTTCTATTACACTCCCATTGTCATCTTGGCAGCAATCATTATAACAGCAGTAATTGGCCTAATTGATTATCAGGCTGCATTACGGTTATGGAAAGTTGACAAGCTCGATTTCTTAGCTTGCTTGTGTTCGTTTTTTGGTGTTCTTTTCATCTCAGTACCTCTCGGCCTAGCCATTGCA GTTGGAGTTTCAGTTTTTAAGATCTTGTTGCATGTTACAAGGCCAAATACTGGTGTCTTGGGCAATATTCCTGGAACTCAAGTATATCAAAACATGAACAGATATAGAACAGCTGTTAGAATTCCTTCTTTCCTGATCCTAGCTGTAGAAGCTCCTATCTACTTTGCAAATTCTACCTACTTACAAGAAAG gatattgagatggataCGCGAAGAGGAAGAGAGGATAGAAGCCAACCAAGAAACTGCAATCAAATGTGTAATTATCGACATGACAG CTGCGTCGTCCATAGACTCAAGTGGCATTGACACAATATGTGAACTAAGAAAGACGCTGGATAAACGATCTCTTAAG CTTGTGCTGGCAAATCCAGGTGGGAATGTTATGGAAAAGTTACATGAATCTAATGCTCTTGAGGGCTTTGGACTAAATGGAATATATCTGACAGTTTCTGAAGCTGTGGCTGATATCTCATCTTTGTGGAAGACTGAAACTGAATTGCCAATATAA